A genome region from Schlesneria paludicola DSM 18645 includes the following:
- a CDS encoding ThuA domain-containing protein — MQKLPVLMVAFIWSLMLSFINAAENSKPLKVCFLSGCPTYHSEKILPDFQTFLEKNYNVTTTRLVRVADDDLPGLEQLEDCDVAFVFFKRMKLKGEQLERFQKYVTSGRPLVGVRTASHAVQTWLEFDRQILGGNYQNHHANGPVTNIDIAGNAATHPILAGVKLTAAPESLYKNSDHAADIQVLLNGTIPGQPTEPLAWTRTHHGGRLFYTSLGGEETFQETDFRRMLANALFWTAKRDVELKTP; from the coding sequence ATGCAGAAATTGCCAGTGCTCATGGTCGCCTTCATCTGGAGCTTGATGCTGTCATTCATCAATGCGGCCGAAAATTCGAAACCCTTGAAAGTCTGTTTTCTCTCCGGCTGTCCGACTTACCATTCCGAGAAGATCTTGCCCGATTTCCAGACATTTCTTGAGAAGAACTACAACGTGACAACGACGCGTCTTGTTCGCGTTGCTGACGACGATCTACCAGGGCTGGAACAACTGGAGGATTGCGATGTCGCGTTCGTATTTTTCAAACGCATGAAATTGAAGGGTGAACAGTTGGAACGGTTCCAGAAATATGTGACCTCTGGTCGTCCCCTGGTCGGTGTTCGCACCGCCAGCCACGCCGTTCAAACCTGGTTAGAGTTTGATCGCCAGATTCTGGGCGGAAACTATCAAAATCACCACGCAAATGGGCCGGTCACAAACATCGACATTGCGGGCAACGCCGCAACACATCCCATCCTGGCGGGAGTAAAACTCACCGCGGCGCCCGAGTCGCTCTATAAGAATTCGGACCATGCCGCTGACATTCAGGTGCTCTTGAATGGCACGATCCCCGGCCAGCCAACTGAGCCATTAGCATGGACGCGAACTCATCACGGTGGACGACTTTTCTACACCTCGCTTGGAGGTGAAGAAACGTTCCAGGAAACGGACTTTCGTCGAATGCTGGCCAATGCCCTGTTCTGGACCGCCAAGCGCGATGTGGAATTGAAAACTCCCTGA
- a CDS encoding serine hydrolase, whose amino-acid sequence MKFFCSILLVMATLTVSRAEGLPRSTPESQGVSSAELLKFVETADQQFDSLNSIMVVRHGHVVAEGWWAPYHAEARHSLYSLSKSFTSTAIGIAISEGKLGIDDLVLPFFPDDAPKEPSENLKKMRVRDLLRMATGHQTEPSRADDVHWVKTFLSHPVAFKPGSHFLYNTPATHMQSAIVQKVSGATLHEYLKPRLFEPLGIENPTWDNSPQGMSIGGYGLNLRTEDIARFGQLYLQKGLWKGKQLVPAEWIAEATSRQTATGSDPVSDWDHGYGYQFWRGRHGAYRGDGAFGQFCIVLPELDAVIAITSGVKDMQAVLNLVWDKLLPAIKDSTLPADDDARGKLENVLRGLALRKVEGTAEPAKVSGKKFVFSPSPSKLEAITLDLGDDSGDVTLVARFDGVEHRIQCGRKTWVAGKTRWGLMPEQPVAACGAWTAPGTFTAKLCFVETPFVTTVTLKFDGNEIRCHSKPNLEFGPKHEFEALGIAGEVAPAAAKPLTTDVKPIEPEKVQLVAAPANTSGSRPPHDFAKWEKAIAAYEQADQTNPPPKGGIVFIGSSTILLWKSLVEDFPDHKVINRGFGGSEIVDSTHFADRIIFPYEPRQIYLRAGGNDIHGGRTPAEVASDFVDFVQKVHSRLPKTEIYYIAVSPAPSRWGETDKYRALNALIRQAALDLPRVGFVDAFDITLGSQGQARKDLFVPDMLHLNPDGYRVLAEAVRPFLPTGK is encoded by the coding sequence ATGAAGTTCTTTTGCAGCATCCTGTTGGTAATGGCGACATTGACGGTCAGTCGCGCAGAAGGCCTGCCTCGTAGCACACCTGAATCCCAAGGCGTTTCATCGGCTGAACTTCTCAAGTTTGTCGAGACCGCTGATCAGCAATTCGATTCACTGAACAGCATCATGGTGGTGCGACATGGTCATGTCGTCGCCGAAGGTTGGTGGGCACCGTACCACGCGGAGGCGCGTCACTCGCTGTATTCACTCAGTAAAAGCTTTACGTCGACCGCAATCGGAATCGCCATTTCCGAAGGAAAACTGGGCATCGACGATCTCGTCCTTCCCTTCTTTCCCGACGACGCCCCGAAGGAACCGAGCGAAAATCTGAAGAAGATGCGGGTTCGCGATCTCTTGCGAATGGCGACAGGACACCAGACCGAACCCTCACGCGCCGACGACGTACACTGGGTGAAAACGTTCCTGTCGCATCCCGTCGCATTCAAGCCCGGATCGCACTTCCTCTACAACACCCCCGCAACTCACATGCAGTCCGCCATCGTCCAGAAAGTCTCCGGCGCAACCCTGCACGAATACTTGAAGCCGCGCCTGTTCGAACCGCTGGGGATCGAAAACCCGACCTGGGACAATAGCCCGCAAGGGATGAGCATCGGCGGGTACGGCCTGAATCTCCGCACCGAAGACATCGCACGCTTTGGTCAACTGTACCTTCAGAAAGGGCTGTGGAAGGGCAAGCAACTGGTTCCCGCCGAGTGGATTGCCGAGGCGACGTCGCGCCAAACCGCAACCGGCAGCGATCCTGTCAGTGACTGGGACCATGGGTACGGCTATCAGTTCTGGCGCGGCCGTCACGGGGCCTATCGAGGCGACGGTGCCTTCGGCCAGTTTTGCATCGTCCTGCCCGAGTTGGACGCGGTCATCGCCATCACCAGTGGCGTCAAAGATATGCAGGCAGTGCTGAATTTAGTGTGGGACAAACTTCTGCCTGCCATCAAGGATTCGACACTTCCAGCCGACGACGACGCACGCGGGAAACTTGAAAATGTTCTGCGCGGCTTGGCCTTGCGCAAAGTTGAAGGGACCGCCGAGCCCGCGAAAGTCTCGGGGAAGAAGTTTGTCTTCTCCCCGAGTCCCAGCAAGCTGGAAGCGATCACACTCGACTTGGGCGATGACAGCGGCGATGTCACCCTCGTTGCACGCTTCGATGGCGTCGAGCATCGAATCCAATGCGGGCGGAAGACTTGGGTGGCGGGAAAAACCCGCTGGGGTTTGATGCCAGAACAGCCTGTTGCCGCATGCGGGGCATGGACCGCGCCGGGAACCTTTACAGCCAAACTCTGTTTCGTCGAAACACCGTTCGTCACGACGGTCACTTTGAAATTTGATGGGAACGAAATTCGTTGCCACTCTAAGCCAAATTTGGAGTTCGGCCCCAAGCACGAATTCGAAGCTCTGGGGATCGCGGGTGAAGTGGCTCCCGCTGCAGCGAAGCCGCTCACCACCGATGTGAAACCGATCGAACCCGAAAAAGTTCAATTGGTCGCAGCGCCAGCCAACACCTCTGGGTCGCGACCACCCCATGATTTCGCCAAATGGGAGAAAGCGATCGCGGCCTACGAACAGGCAGACCAAACCAATCCGCCTCCAAAAGGAGGAATCGTGTTTATCGGGTCATCCACGATCCTGCTCTGGAAATCGTTGGTAGAAGACTTTCCCGATCACAAAGTCATCAATCGCGGTTTTGGCGGCTCTGAAATTGTTGATTCCACCCATTTTGCGGATCGCATCATCTTTCCCTACGAGCCAAGACAGATTTATCTGCGGGCCGGTGGAAACGACATCCACGGAGGACGCACCCCCGCAGAAGTGGCCTCGGACTTTGTCGACTTCGTGCAGAAAGTTCATTCTCGTCTGCCAAAGACCGAGATCTACTACATCGCAGTCAGTCCGGCCCCCTCACGATGGGGTGAAACAGACAAATATCGCGCCCTGAATGCGCTGATCCGGCAAGCCGCCTTGGATCTTCCTCGCGTAGGATTCGTCGACGCATTCGATATCACGCTTGGCAGCCAAGGCCAGGCCCGAAAAGACCTGTTCGTACCGGACATGCTTCATCTAAACCCTGACGGCTACCGCGTCCTTGCTGAAGCCGTTCGCCCATTCCTGCCGACCGGGAAATAG
- a CDS encoding DUF1501 domain-containing protein produces MLTVLGDSAKLCDGVTRREIMRVGGLSLFAGMSLPGYLRATESSATTRPGRAKSVVLFNLLGGPSQMDMFDLKPNAPVEVRGEFLPIATSVDGLQICEHLPNVAKLMHKTTLIRTVSHGYNAHNPLPIMTGFTGGNFGQLKADPTDPPDVGAICQYLGLGPRNLPGAVCLPCYPGWGESSMYAGLRRPGPYGGFLGSQYDPLFAVCDPKFGREPTVKFYDPVLPIGDPQLPSVDELPDITVNRLSRRRSMLDQLDTQFAKTRQSGSIDRLSLFQQTAFDMLTSSKTRDAFDLSQESADTRDRYGRNLSGSSMLVARRLVEVGVPFISVHAEIFGKYGHSYDMHENNFGMLKDYNLPILDQCVPALIEDLDSRGLLDSTLVIVMGEMGRAPKINSKAGRDHWPQCGFSLLAGGGVKRGFVYGETDKQAAYPISHAVSPGDLVATIYQQLGIDPHLTVRDQTGRPIGISHGGEPITEIIA; encoded by the coding sequence ATGCTGACGGTTCTCGGCGATTCGGCAAAACTGTGCGATGGGGTCACGCGACGCGAAATCATGCGCGTCGGTGGATTGTCACTCTTTGCCGGCATGAGTCTGCCGGGATATTTGCGAGCGACGGAGTCGTCGGCAACAACGCGCCCCGGTCGCGCGAAGTCAGTCGTGCTGTTCAATCTGCTCGGTGGTCCGAGTCAGATGGATATGTTCGATCTGAAGCCGAACGCACCCGTCGAAGTGCGCGGTGAGTTCCTGCCGATCGCCACATCCGTCGACGGACTGCAAATCTGTGAGCATTTGCCGAACGTGGCAAAGCTGATGCACAAGACGACACTGATCCGCACGGTCAGCCACGGCTACAACGCGCACAATCCGTTGCCGATCATGACCGGCTTTACCGGCGGCAATTTCGGACAATTGAAGGCTGATCCCACTGATCCACCGGATGTCGGTGCAATCTGCCAGTATCTAGGACTGGGCCCACGCAACTTGCCCGGAGCGGTTTGCCTGCCTTGTTATCCCGGGTGGGGCGAGAGTTCGATGTACGCCGGCCTGCGTCGCCCCGGCCCCTATGGCGGCTTTCTCGGCAGCCAGTACGACCCGCTATTCGCCGTCTGCGATCCGAAATTCGGACGCGAACCAACAGTCAAATTCTACGATCCGGTCCTTCCCATCGGTGACCCGCAATTGCCGTCTGTCGACGAGCTGCCCGACATCACGGTGAATCGACTCAGCCGTCGCCGATCGATGCTTGATCAACTCGACACACAATTCGCCAAAACGCGGCAGTCGGGCTCAATCGATCGACTGAGCCTGTTTCAGCAGACCGCATTCGACATGCTGACCTCCAGCAAGACACGTGACGCATTTGATCTCTCGCAAGAATCCGCTGACACGCGCGATCGATATGGACGGAACCTGAGCGGTTCCAGCATGCTGGTGGCCCGTCGACTGGTGGAAGTGGGCGTGCCGTTTATCAGTGTCCACGCCGAGATCTTCGGCAAGTATGGGCACTCCTACGATATGCACGAGAACAATTTCGGGATGCTCAAGGACTACAACTTACCGATCCTGGACCAATGCGTTCCCGCATTGATCGAAGACTTGGATTCGCGCGGGCTGCTTGATTCCACGCTGGTCATTGTGATGGGTGAAATGGGACGTGCCCCAAAGATCAACTCCAAAGCCGGCCGTGACCACTGGCCACAATGCGGTTTTAGCCTACTGGCTGGCGGAGGTGTCAAACGTGGATTCGTCTACGGCGAAACCGACAAACAAGCGGCATATCCCATCAGCCACGCCGTTTCGCCGGGCGACCTGGTCGCGACAATTTACCAGCAATTGGGAATCGATCCTCACCTGACCGTCCGCGACCAAACCGGCCGCCCGATCGGGATCTCACACGGCGGCGAACCGATCACCGAAATTATCGCCTAA
- a CDS encoding C45 family autoproteolytic acyltransferase/hydolase, giving the protein MSCKGLFLNCQRGRKLIRGISFCLVASFAVSSSSYGDDKAAVVRGEASKVPTRTIFARPEASKLTGNKILVGEGDAKLPLVVVQGTPYEMGRQLGQIMQQEMHAFLPAAIKGIADELKVSEADLVEVWSRSAAFADDRVEQELAGLADGSGLPLTLLQAAHSVPLLMPYSCSSIAVWGKATVDGHLYQTRNLDWSMEVGAHNYPVLVMYLPDHGNPHVVPTFAGVIGAHTGMNARGIALAEMGDAPGKEAPYQIHAPHFTIFFRTMLYDADSLSETLKIFGAQPMTKRYHFVFGDGQKEHRAVKIRAHAPEAAGRQVAIWNDNDPSDEFAPNVASCLVYNDEGRGAFPTLTKSYGKLDGEKMVALANQIPIKGGNVVNIVYDTTALRFWVSYAKGTQEAYLRPYVFVDLKTIDANHNGTPDLAEHAKQPLAAK; this is encoded by the coding sequence ATGAGCTGCAAAGGCCTGTTTTTGAACTGTCAGCGTGGACGCAAATTGATTCGTGGGATTTCGTTCTGCCTGGTTGCCAGTTTTGCGGTTTCCAGTTCGTCGTATGGCGACGACAAAGCCGCTGTCGTCCGAGGTGAGGCTTCCAAGGTTCCGACGCGGACGATTTTTGCCCGGCCCGAGGCGAGCAAGCTGACGGGAAACAAGATTCTCGTTGGCGAAGGTGATGCAAAACTTCCCCTGGTTGTTGTTCAAGGCACGCCCTACGAAATGGGACGACAGCTCGGGCAGATCATGCAGCAGGAAATGCACGCGTTTCTTCCGGCCGCCATTAAAGGAATCGCGGATGAACTGAAGGTTTCCGAGGCCGATCTGGTGGAAGTCTGGTCGCGTTCGGCTGCGTTTGCGGATGATCGGGTCGAGCAGGAACTCGCGGGACTGGCGGATGGATCAGGTTTGCCGTTAACTCTGTTACAGGCGGCCCATTCCGTTCCGCTGCTGATGCCTTACTCGTGCAGCAGTATTGCCGTTTGGGGCAAAGCCACGGTCGATGGTCATCTGTACCAGACTCGAAATCTCGACTGGAGCATGGAGGTCGGGGCTCACAATTATCCGGTGCTCGTAATGTACCTGCCTGATCACGGAAATCCTCACGTCGTTCCGACATTTGCAGGGGTGATTGGTGCACATACCGGGATGAATGCCCGTGGAATTGCGCTTGCGGAAATGGGAGATGCCCCAGGCAAAGAAGCCCCATACCAGATTCACGCCCCGCATTTCACTATCTTTTTTCGAACCATGCTGTACGACGCCGATTCGTTGAGCGAAACGCTGAAGATCTTTGGTGCTCAGCCAATGACCAAGCGGTATCACTTTGTGTTTGGCGACGGCCAGAAAGAACACCGGGCCGTCAAGATTCGTGCGCACGCACCAGAAGCTGCCGGTCGACAGGTGGCGATCTGGAACGACAATGATCCCAGTGATGAGTTCGCTCCGAATGTGGCTTCATGCCTGGTGTACAACGACGAAGGCCGCGGCGCTTTTCCTACTCTGACCAAGTCCTACGGAAAACTCGACGGCGAAAAGATGGTCGCACTCGCCAATCAAATCCCCATTAAGGGCGGAAACGTCGTCAATATCGTTTACGACACCACCGCGCTGCGGTTCTGGGTTTCTTACGCCAAAGGCACTCAGGAAGCCTATCTGCGGCCCTACGTCTTCGTGGATTTGAAAACCATCGACGCGAACCACAACGGCACTCCAGATCTTGCGGAGCATGCGAAACAGCCGCTGGCGGCCAAGTGA
- a CDS encoding aldo/keto reductase family protein, whose amino-acid sequence MNDTAQPQSHSSSKPQPAFIYGTAWKEDRTQALVELALKQGFRAIDTANQRKHYHEAAVGRGIQSAISQNLVTRDELFLQTKFTFQRGQDHRLPYDSKASIPEQVRQSFESSLEHLGTDHLDSYVLHGPSQRVGLTVDDWDAWHTMEALHDEGRILVLGISNVTPEQLRSLCLEARVRPRFVQNRCYAVQGWDQQTRAFCRSNGITYQGFSLLTANVEWLNHPTLRGIAARHQRTANQIVFRFALHVDMLPLTGTTDALHMREDLDVFDFQLSADEIRQVELLAIG is encoded by the coding sequence ATGAATGACACCGCACAACCACAATCCCATTCCAGCTCCAAACCTCAACCCGCATTCATCTATGGGACGGCCTGGAAAGAAGACCGGACGCAGGCACTGGTCGAACTTGCTTTGAAACAAGGCTTTCGAGCGATCGACACGGCAAATCAACGGAAGCATTACCACGAAGCCGCCGTCGGACGAGGAATCCAGTCCGCGATCTCTCAGAACCTTGTCACGCGGGACGAGTTGTTTCTGCAAACCAAATTCACGTTTCAGCGAGGGCAAGATCATCGCTTGCCCTACGATTCCAAAGCGTCCATCCCCGAACAGGTCAGGCAATCCTTTGAGAGCTCGCTCGAACACTTGGGAACAGATCACCTCGACTCCTATGTTCTGCATGGACCGTCACAGCGTGTGGGATTGACCGTCGACGATTGGGACGCGTGGCATACCATGGAAGCCTTGCATGACGAAGGACGCATCCTGGTCCTCGGGATCAGTAATGTCACGCCGGAGCAACTGCGATCGCTGTGTCTCGAAGCACGGGTCCGGCCCCGGTTTGTCCAGAACCGCTGCTATGCGGTACAGGGGTGGGACCAACAAACACGCGCATTCTGTCGCTCGAATGGAATCACCTATCAAGGCTTTTCGCTACTCACCGCCAACGTGGAATGGCTCAACCACCCCACACTGCGGGGTATTGCAGCACGACATCAGCGGACCGCCAACCAGATCGTCTTTCGCTTTGCGCTGCACGTCGACATGCTTCCGCTAACCGGCACGACCGATGCGCTCCATATGAGGGAAGATCTTGACGTCTTCGACTTTCAACTGAGTGCCGACGAAATCCGCCAGGTAGAACTGCTGGCGATCGGCTGA
- a CDS encoding BlaI/MecI/CopY family transcriptional regulator, with product MPRSPSSQPNDVELAILRVVWKLKSCTVREVHEVLQTERTCGPTTTLKMMQVMCEKGLLKRDDSQRPQQYSPAVPEEQTQQKIVGDLIRKVFGGSVRKLVMHAVQTESMSTDELAEIRKLFDNLKGLK from the coding sequence ATGCCGCGGAGCCCGTCGAGCCAGCCCAACGATGTCGAACTAGCGATCCTGCGAGTCGTATGGAAGCTGAAATCCTGTACCGTGCGGGAAGTGCATGAAGTCCTTCAAACCGAACGAACCTGCGGCCCCACCACCACCCTGAAGATGATGCAGGTGATGTGCGAAAAGGGTCTGCTGAAACGCGATGACTCGCAGCGACCCCAGCAATATTCGCCCGCGGTCCCTGAAGAGCAGACACAACAGAAAATTGTTGGCGATCTCATTCGGAAAGTGTTTGGCGGTTCCGTCCGCAAACTGGTGATGCACGCTGTGCAAACCGAATCGATGAGTACAGACGAACTCGCCGAGATTCGAAAACTGTTCGACAATTTGAAAGGACTCAAATGA